One Plasmodium malariae genome assembly, chromosome: 3 genomic window, CCTGTTTGAGTGCTTTAATAAAGTCGTCATATTTAATAGCTCTGAATATAGAAGTGTTGGGTATGTTCTGTATaccattatatttttctacaGCATCATCATAAACATATTCATAGCACTTTGAacataaatgataaatatcACTACCATTCCAATTTACTAGTTTATGAGAAATATTGTCTAATTCTTGTTCAGTAAGTTTAAATCCTGAATGTGTATgttttgataaaatataacgtATTTGATCCTTTCTTGCTTGTAAATCTGGAAGAGGTATATATACTCTTTTATTGAATCGTCTCAAAGCTGCATCATCTATCATATCAGGTCTATTAGTTGCTCCAATAATAACAATCATAAcatctttttttgtattaatacCATCTATCATTTGTAATAATtgatttttaattcttataGTTGTATCATCTTCATCTTTTTTCCTCATACCAAGGAAAGAATCAATttcatcaaaaaataaaattgaaggATTATCCACTTCTGCACATTTAAATAAACTAGTAACAATTTTCTCAGTTTCACcaatatatttactaaatAGAGAAGatgtatttacattataaaaagagCATTTACATGAAGAAGCTACCCATTTTGCTATCATTGTTTTACCTGTCCCTGGTGGaccaaataataaaattcctTTAGCTGCTCTATTTAAACCAGTAAATAAATCTGGTCTTAATATAACATTCacaattttatcttttataattttttttatatcgtGTAAACCAATTATATCTGTTTCTTTTACTTGTtcatttgaatttattttcatactCAAAGCATATCTAACCACATTTACATCCAACCCCTGTTCAATTAGATGCATATATTGTTCAGGCACTTCTTCACCCATATCCTTTGAATCatccatattttttctacaattttttcttttttcatctCTCTTGTCATTTCGACTTGCACTCTTCGAGttctcattattattattaccatcaTTGTTGTTACTATTTCCACTCTTTAACACATTATttctattccttttttttaaattgataTAGTTGAATGCTTTTATTGCCTCTTCAttcttttcgttttttctcTTAACCAAAACGTCCAATGCGTTTGAGAAGGCACCCTTCTTCTTTGACACATTGGTGCTAGGGAGGTCATCCGAACCATCATCATCTTTATCTTCATCAGTATTGTGATAAGCACCTCCATAATAGTTGcccttcttcttctttttctttttttccccctcCTGCAACTCCCTATCATCAGATGAATACTCTCCTTTTTTCTGTATAATTTTCTTCGTTGAGATACTGGTTATATTCTCCGTATCGTCAGACagataacttttttttttctttttcaactTGAGCGCTTTTGGAGTGTATATTTCATCGTCACTTTCGTCAGGTGCTACTATTTcgttatttaattttctctGATTTGTTAGTTGTTCATTCTGTTCCTCTTCATtggaaaaattttcttttacattATAGGAGTTACTATTTGCTGTGTTATGTGCTGTACCACTTACTATATTCCTCCTTTCatgataaattttaatgaacaTTGGATCAAAggtcatataattttttatatctatacTTGTTATACCACTAATAAAGTTATCATtctcttcaatttttttatctacaTTATTCGTTTCTGTATTGTTCAGTAAGTTAACCACTTTATTGTATGTTTCATCCTCTTCgtaattttcaaatatgtTATTGGGTATATTTGAAAAGATGAAATTATTCGCATCTATTTGGTAGTTATTTTCACTTCCTTCATTTTCGGTATCTTCACAGGTATCCCATATATCGTTAAGTAAAATATCGTGGAAACACTCCTTCTCCTCTTCCAGTATTTGGTAGTAAATTACTTCTTTCTCAATAGCGCTGCTAATGCCATTCATGTTGGGCTACTGTTTGGCGGGGATGAggaattatatacatatatatatacatatatatatatatatatatatatatatatatatgtgtgccCTAAAATGGGGGAAACAGATTAACCTTTAATTTGTTCGTGTCCTCTACTTCTGCCTTTTCCGCTACTTCGTCTACTCCTTCGTCTACTCCTTCGTCTATTCCTTCGTCTACTCCTTCCTttgcttcttctttttctttttttatttacaaattaCTCCACAATGTACAATACCCGAAAAGCTCTTTTACGAAGTTTGCTCTGACAAATTATGAGCAACGATGCCGGCCAAGCGTCTTTTTCACCTCTTTCGAGATATATTAAGTTATATTGTTtggtatattttatattattttttgtgataggttaaattatattctgTACGCTGTTTTGTGCCCCATTGGGGGCCTTTTCCATTTGTTTTATGTTcgttttttgtttgttttttgtttgttctttgtttgttttatatttgttcttCGATTTTTGTTCGTATTTTAGTCATTTTTCGTTCATTTTGTGGGTATCCATACTCAACTGTTTCACCCTCTTTACACTTCACATAGTGCATTTCAAGAgaatcataaaaataaataaaacagcatgcttaataaatttttaagatCATTAatgtgaaataaaaaattaccaCAATTTGTACAGCTAGCTTTTCATGCTCAGGTCagattaaatttttttttttttttttttttttttttttttgttaatctGATTTGATTTTATCAAAAAGTTCTAGCACATGTGCGgatttaacataaaaattattacttaaaaatattagcttttaaatttacattaaaattactttaaatattactttaaatttatttttttaaaattatgtttgtAAAAAGAGATACTAAATATAAGCACAacatttcaatatatatatgataaaaggCATAAAACACAAAAACGCAAAGAGATTGGTGCGGGGGAGGGTTTAACAAGAAGGAAAAGTAATTACAGTAAATACAACTATGGGAGGTAGTTAATTAAAAAGgggcacatatacatatatatatacatatatatatatatgtttatattcgTAAAATGGAGGATAATCTTAATAAACgaaaataacgaaataaaaagaatggTGATAATaagcaaacaaaaaaacgaaaaaacgaaaaaacgaaaaaacgaaaaaacgaaagaacaaaaaaatgatgaaacaaaaacaaaaaaaaaaaaaaaaagcggcACAACAGCGACGCTATAATTAAATGCCACTGTGCTGCTATGCCGATGTACAGCTATACCGCGGGcacaaaatatatcttttgcaatggaaaaaaggaaaaactaataaatatacatataaaagcTAGGGCCCTCTTGAACGAAACTGTAGACTTTTTTAACTACGATGTATTCCTTTTCCAATTCATCCAAGTCTAAATCTTCATCTTCTGCACACCGTacaacattattatttaaaatatgggGGAAATATTTcgaatttaaaatatttttatttaatatactgTTATGACTGTAAGTCATTACCTCACTATTCCTTTGTGCATCTTTTGTACTAAGAAATTTCCCTTTCTCTGAAATATCATTGccataaaatttattgaaaaCATGAGTAGGATTTTCAAAATAGTTAGGAAATAAATTCTTCATAAAAATACTAGGTCTAGGTTTCATTGTGTTTTCATATTCATTTGATGAACAAGAacttttatacttttttataatagcTGCAAATGTacatttctttaaatatttttttatttcgttttcaTCAtcttttctaaatatataaagtaatgggctaaatttcttttttagaaATTCTAAGTTTTCATATTCCTTCATCCTGCATATGCAaacctttcttttttttttttatctcctCTACGGGTGTGTAAAATAAGACCTGGTCTTAACTTGCAAGGCGAACCGAGTAGTGAAACATGCTCACATAAAAATACGTACAAACGCACATATaattgtatgtatttatatatgcgtttatatatgtatatatttatgtacgtatatgtttatatatgtataagtttatatatgtataagtttatatatgtatctgtttatatatgtataagtttatatatgtatctgtttatatatgtataagtttatatatgtatctgtttatatatgtatctgtttatatatatatatatataatgcattttTACGCGACGGGCGCAGGTGTACCGAATGCTCTcctaacaaaaaataataattaatttgaGAAATATAAACTACTAAAAATCAGCTTTTtcacatttatttaatgcaaaatttaaaaattactattaatttatttttataaaaaaaaaaaaaaaacagctATAGCAAAAACTATGAATATTTCATGTATAGTGTTCTACTAAGTGTACCATATAAAATGTAGCACATATAATGTAACAtgtaacatatttaattttaaaaatctaaattttctattaatatacacaaataatCGGTAGAGTATAAGAAAcacttaaaaataataacaaaaaacagtaacaaataataagtaataatatgtaataactATTAATACAGTTAATATCTTAAAAAGTATACAGTAATAAAACTTAAAAACACATTTAAATCAAAATTTAGCTCAAGGTACAGTTATGAAAACGTAAAGAAGCAAAAATCAATACATTCATAcgaaaaagtaaattaaacttcttcgtttttttttcctttattattattttatattatactataaTGAACTACATTGCACCATAATGTACCATATTGTACTGTAATGTACTTTGTTGTGCTGTTTTATACTATATTTGTGTTTAATgttgttaatataattaccACATTGTAACATTATCCTATAAACGATATTTCAActtagagaaaaaaaaaaaaaaaaaaaaaaaattatgtgtggctcatctttttttttttttaaggtttttttttaaatattaagataaaaaaaggacttaaaaaatttatagaaaaaaaaaaaaa contains:
- the PmUG01_03018000 gene encoding conserved Plasmodium protein, unknown function, producing MKEYENLEFLKKKFSPLLYIFRKDDENEIKKYLKKCTFAAIIKKYKSSCSSNEYENTMKPRPSIFMKNLFPNYFENPTHVFNKFYGNDISEKGKFLSTKDAQRNSEVMTYSHNSILNKNILNSKYFPHILNNNVVRCAEDEDLDLDELEKEYIVVKKVYSFVQEGPSFYMYIY
- the PmUG01_03017900 gene encoding AAA family ATPase, putative yields the protein MNGISSAIEKEVIYYQILEEEKECFHDILLNDIWDTCEDTENEGSENNYQIDANNFIFSNIPNNIFENYEEDETYNKVVNLLNNTETNNVDKKIEENDNFISGITSIDIKNYMTFDPMFIKIYHERRNIVSGTAHNTANSNSYNVKENFSNEEEQNEQLTNQRKLNNEIVAPDESDDEIYTPKALKLKKKKKSYLSDDTENITSISTKKIIQKKGEYSSDDRELQEGEKKKKKKKGNYYGGAYHNTDEDKDDDGSDDLPSTNVSKKKGAFSNALDVLVKRKNEKNEEAIKAFNYINLKKRNRNNVLKSGNSNNNDGNNNNENSKSASRNDKRDEKRKNCRKNMDDSKDMGEEVPEQYMHLIEQGLDVNVVRYALSMKINSNEQVKETDIIGLHDIKKIIKDKIVNVILRPDLFTGLNRAAKGILLFGPPGTGKTMIAKWVASSCKCSFYNVNTSSLFSKYIGETEKIVTSLFKCAEVDNPSILFFDEIDSFLGMRKKDEDDTTIRIKNQLLQMIDGINTKKDVMIVIIGATNRPDMIDDAALRRFNKRVYIPLPDLQARKDQIRYILSKHTHSGFKLTEQELDNISHKLVNWNGSDIYHLCSKCYEYVYDDAVEKYNGIQNIPNTSIFRAIKYDDFIKALKQVNTSYKNVFDYDEWSKMHSSL